A single window of Flavobacteriales bacterium DNA harbors:
- a CDS encoding PorP/SprF family type IX secretion system membrane protein, whose translation MIARIYKFFVVFLLLAVSNRGYAQDVHFSQFNMSPLTLNPGETGNFVGDCRVVNNLRQQWKAIGIPYQTLDLSYEKQLYLGEHHLTAGLILVHDRSGDAELTLNKFYLTASYHRNILGQGLHAGMQIGYVKKSFSMDALTFPNQFDITQGMFVNDNPSLPNNEQSYGLGESLSYLDANAGIVWTGHFNKFRPEAGIALFHFIFPKETFFDNGDNHLKPRTVIHGQGIYDINETWYGRPKLLYMLTRKASDVVVGADLGYKLGTNKYKIKSIYAGANYRDGFWRNKDAMIAVGGIEFNRVDIGLSYDVNISGLKIATQKHGALEFSFIYRCKSSQPPKITIPCDRL comes from the coding sequence TTGATCGCAAGGATATATAAGTTTTTCGTTGTTTTTCTGCTACTCGCGGTTTCAAACCGCGGATACGCGCAGGATGTCCATTTCTCTCAGTTTAACATGTCGCCGCTTACCCTGAATCCGGGGGAAACGGGGAATTTCGTCGGCGACTGCCGGGTGGTGAATAACCTCCGCCAGCAGTGGAAAGCCATCGGCATTCCTTACCAGACATTGGATCTGTCCTATGAGAAACAACTGTACCTCGGGGAACATCACCTGACCGCAGGCCTCATCCTCGTTCACGACAGGTCGGGCGACGCAGAACTCACCCTGAACAAGTTTTACCTCACGGCGAGCTATCACCGGAACATATTGGGTCAGGGACTGCACGCTGGAATGCAGATCGGATATGTGAAGAAAAGTTTCTCCATGGATGCGCTCACTTTTCCGAACCAATTCGACATTACACAGGGCATGTTTGTCAATGACAATCCTTCCCTTCCGAACAATGAACAATCTTATGGATTAGGAGAATCGCTGTCCTATCTGGATGCCAATGCCGGTATCGTATGGACCGGTCATTTCAACAAATTCCGTCCGGAAGCGGGCATTGCACTCTTTCATTTTATCTTTCCGAAAGAAACCTTCTTCGACAATGGAGATAACCACCTCAAACCAAGAACGGTGATTCACGGACAAGGTATCTATGACATCAATGAAACCTGGTATGGCAGACCGAAGTTGTTGTACATGCTTACCCGGAAGGCATCCGATGTGGTGGTTGGTGCCGACCTGGGATACAAACTGGGCACGAACAAATACAAAATCAAATCCATCTATGCAGGCGCAAACTACAGGGATGGTTTCTGGCGCAACAAGGACGCGATGATTGCCGTCGGTGGAATTGAATTCAACAGGGTTGACATCGGTCTCAGCTATGACGTGAACATCTCCGGACTTAAGATTGCTACCCAAAAACATGGCGCATTGGAATTTTCCTTCATTTATCGTTGCAAAAGTTCGCAGCCTCCAAAAATCACCATTCCCTGTGATCGCCTGTAA
- a CDS encoding gliding motility-associated C-terminal domain-containing protein has protein sequence MKQFTFFMAVLTVISGSPCMGQVYISNPSFDGGNAIPPDWEACGNIDVYNTGGSTGGKHVEIGTYDTFGNGNFTDLNIGQQLICPMTAGDNISFTIDLRSADTAASAYYTNSGYLEVYCGSDACNPSTLLWTSPLINHYNWQTYTVNFTAPSSCDYLVFKVLCTGCNSNFFGGGGAGIRLDNIVSTGTICAPTVTLDSNLVCAGECFDLKPVVKGGEPPLTYAWSDGLGSGTSTNVCPPGDSYYSITVTDNQGRSSSATSVVTIDPDPFCGQSLECHKEDCAGPFGTYFINPTNTPVTYADAQANGWCYEIDQSALPAVLCFAFKAGDPNATFEQFSLLISYENCSGGSSINGGFYAGFQNTTVISNSINQNATGGSTGTSGGCFQVTNYFDIGGDGIRECEEEGTWHYPDCDKVANALVGGVNCNLLTPGDIYTHCFDLKPSACGKVYICPIYNCGNGCVPDPPCLDIENVVRTTDASCFGSDDGSATALVCADSLFSYVWSTGATTKSIFNLSPASYTVTITETETGCDTTRTLSISEPPQIMVDAGLTKDLCTNESYKLGGTPVATGGMGNFSYLWYPAPNLDDPTLSNPTVSGLTEPVTYTVIATDSTGCADSAQVLINGRLCDITIPNVFTPNHEGPNDNFVIDGIEYFPGSRLLVFNRWGEKVWESQNYHNDWDGRHWKSLNRLNEGVYYWILYLNDPLTPGPDENNTRHGWVHLIRNNNDIN, from the coding sequence ATGAAACAATTCACGTTCTTCATGGCGGTATTGACCGTCATTTCCGGATCGCCCTGTATGGGTCAGGTCTATATCAGCAACCCGTCGTTCGACGGAGGCAATGCAATACCTCCGGATTGGGAAGCCTGCGGCAACATTGATGTATACAACACAGGAGGTTCCACCGGAGGCAAGCATGTTGAAATCGGCACGTATGACACCTTCGGCAACGGCAACTTCACAGACCTCAATATCGGGCAGCAGCTCATTTGTCCGATGACAGCCGGCGACAACATCAGTTTTACCATTGATCTGAGGTCAGCAGATACCGCTGCTTCCGCCTATTACACCAACTCAGGTTACCTGGAGGTGTATTGCGGAAGCGATGCGTGCAATCCTTCCACCCTGCTGTGGACGTCTCCCCTCATCAACCATTACAACTGGCAAACCTACACGGTGAATTTCACCGCACCGTCGTCCTGCGACTACCTGGTCTTCAAGGTGCTTTGCACCGGATGCAACAGCAACTTTTTCGGCGGCGGCGGCGCAGGTATCCGGCTTGACAACATTGTTTCTACAGGTACCATCTGTGCACCCACCGTTACACTCGACAGCAACCTGGTTTGCGCAGGTGAATGCTTCGACCTGAAACCCGTTGTGAAAGGCGGCGAACCCCCGTTGACTTATGCATGGAGTGACGGACTGGGTTCGGGAACATCCACCAATGTTTGTCCGCCCGGCGACAGCTACTACAGCATCACCGTTACCGACAACCAGGGGCGTTCATCTTCCGCGACCAGCGTGGTGACCATTGACCCCGATCCGTTCTGCGGACAATCCCTGGAATGTCACAAAGAGGACTGCGCAGGGCCGTTCGGCACCTACTTCATCAACCCGACCAATACCCCCGTAACATACGCAGATGCCCAGGCGAACGGATGGTGCTATGAAATTGATCAAAGTGCTTTGCCTGCCGTGCTGTGCTTCGCGTTCAAGGCAGGTGATCCGAACGCCACCTTTGAACAGTTCAGCCTGCTCATCTCATATGAAAATTGTTCGGGAGGAAGCAGCATTAACGGAGGCTTCTACGCAGGTTTTCAAAACACAACGGTGATATCCAATTCCATCAACCAAAATGCCACAGGCGGTTCAACCGGTACATCGGGTGGTTGTTTTCAGGTGACCAACTACTTTGACATCGGGGGAGACGGCATACGGGAATGCGAGGAAGAGGGCACGTGGCATTATCCGGATTGCGACAAGGTAGCTAACGCCCTGGTAGGCGGTGTCAACTGCAACCTGCTTACGCCGGGAGATATTTACACCCACTGTTTTGACCTGAAGCCGAGCGCCTGCGGAAAGGTGTACATCTGCCCGATCTACAATTGCGGAAACGGATGTGTACCCGATCCGCCTTGTCTTGACATCGAGAACGTGGTCCGTACCACGGATGCCAGCTGCTTCGGCTCTGACGACGGCAGCGCCACGGCGCTGGTATGTGCCGATTCCCTATTCTCCTACGTGTGGTCTACAGGCGCCACCACCAAAAGCATTTTCAACCTGTCGCCTGCCAGTTACACAGTTACCATCACCGAAACCGAAACGGGATGTGACACCACCCGCACCCTGTCTATCAGCGAACCGCCGCAGATCATGGTGGATGCCGGGCTGACCAAAGACCTTTGCACAAACGAATCCTACAAGCTGGGCGGAACCCCTGTTGCCACCGGCGGCATGGGCAACTTCTCCTACCTGTGGTATCCGGCGCCGAACCTGGATGACCCCACCTTGTCGAATCCGACGGTATCGGGATTAACAGAACCGGTCACCTACACCGTAATCGCCACCGACTCCACGGGCTGTGCCGACAGTGCACAGGTACTCATTAACGGAAGGCTTTGCGACATCACCATTCCGAACGTATTCACACCGAACCACGAAGGACCAAACGACAACTTCGTGATCGATGGGATCGAGTACTTTCCCGGAAGCCGGTTGCTGGTGTTCAACAGGTGGGGAGAGAAAGTGTGGGAAAGCCAGAACTATCATAACGACTGGGACGGGCGGCACTGGAAGTCCCTCAACCGGCTGAATGAAGGCGTTTACTATTGGATCCTATACCTGAATGATCCGCTGACGCCGGGACCCGATGAAAACAACACCCGCCACGGTTGGGTGCACCTGATCCGCAACAACAACGACATCAATTAA
- a CDS encoding bifunctional UDP-N-acetylmuramoyl-tripeptide:D-alanyl-D-alanine ligase/alanine racemase, whose product MGYDISEVARIIGAEATIHKPALIRYLVTDSRKAGDPDASLFFALKGTAHDGHDYVEDLFRQGYRNFVVNTPPPNQEIMAAANVLVVKEPLRALQDLAAHHRSQFSIPVIGITGSNGKTIVKEWLFQLMREDKNIVRSPKSYNSQLGAALSVWKLHPDNELAIFEAGISQPGEMNYLRKIIRPTIGLITNIGHAHDENFRDHSEKAKEKIRLFDGCETLVYCKDHEIIHKEVTHAEFLKNTQMFTWSRKTNANLVIAKTEQTGNTTYIKGICQNKFLNITIPFTDHASVENAIHCWAILLHLGYDPEVIRNRMKFLPPVAMRLELKEGINGCSIINDFYNSDLESLNIALDFLKQQQQHAKRTVILSDLLQSGQHKENLYGEIAGMLEKKGIQRLIGIGPDISSQAPHFPMEKSFFRDTQDFLTSFQELQFHDETILLKGARHFGFEQISRLLQQKAHETILEINLTALVHNLQYFRSRLNPETGIMVMVKAFSYGSGSFEVANMLQFHRANYLAVAYADEGVALRKAGITLPIMVMSPQPSTFDAIFLHNLEAEIYSMQLLDAFIHAATRFSKDLNTKVPVHIKLDTGMHRLGFQEEDINQMIVKIRNSRALHIKSLFTHLAASESSHHDEFTRLQLERFDRMCDTILPHFAYPILKHALNTAGIQRFPDAQYDMVRLGIGLYGMDVSGNAGKNLQQVGTLRTTISQIKQIRSGETIGYGRSGKALRDMITATIPIGYADGYDRRLGNGNGYMLIGGKKAPTVGHICMDMCMVDVTGFNVSEGDEVIVFGEQLPLPVLSDAADTIPYELLTGISERVKRVYVQE is encoded by the coding sequence ATAGGATATGACATCAGTGAGGTAGCCCGGATCATCGGCGCAGAAGCCACCATCCACAAACCGGCATTGATCCGTTACCTGGTCACCGATAGCAGGAAAGCCGGTGACCCGGACGCATCCCTGTTTTTTGCACTCAAAGGCACGGCCCACGATGGTCACGATTACGTGGAAGACCTGTTCCGCCAAGGATATCGGAATTTTGTAGTAAACACCCCTCCACCCAATCAGGAGATCATGGCCGCTGCCAACGTATTGGTGGTGAAAGAACCTTTACGTGCCCTCCAGGACCTGGCAGCGCATCACAGAAGCCAGTTCTCCATTCCTGTGATCGGCATCACCGGCAGCAATGGAAAAACCATCGTAAAAGAATGGTTGTTCCAGCTGATGCGGGAAGACAAGAACATCGTGCGAAGTCCCAAAAGTTATAACTCACAACTGGGTGCAGCATTATCTGTATGGAAATTGCATCCGGACAATGAACTGGCCATCTTCGAGGCCGGTATCTCCCAACCGGGTGAAATGAATTACCTGCGGAAGATCATCCGCCCCACCATCGGTCTCATCACAAACATCGGTCATGCCCATGATGAGAATTTTCGTGACCACAGTGAAAAGGCAAAGGAGAAAATCCGCTTGTTCGATGGATGTGAAACACTGGTGTACTGCAAAGATCACGAGATCATTCACAAGGAAGTAACACATGCCGAATTTCTGAAGAACACCCAGATGTTCACCTGGTCGAGGAAAACCAATGCCAACCTCGTTATTGCAAAAACCGAACAAACAGGCAACACCACATATATCAAAGGCATTTGCCAGAACAAATTTCTCAACATCACCATTCCTTTCACAGACCATGCCTCCGTTGAGAATGCCATTCACTGCTGGGCCATCCTGTTGCACCTGGGTTATGATCCGGAAGTGATCCGCAACCGGATGAAGTTCCTGCCTCCCGTTGCCATGCGTCTCGAACTGAAGGAAGGCATCAACGGGTGTTCCATCATCAATGACTTCTACAACTCCGACCTCGAATCACTCAACATCGCACTGGATTTTCTGAAACAACAGCAGCAACATGCAAAACGAACTGTAATCCTTTCCGACCTCCTGCAAAGCGGACAGCACAAGGAAAACCTCTATGGCGAAATTGCAGGTATGCTGGAAAAAAAGGGCATCCAGCGCCTGATCGGAATCGGTCCCGACATATCCAGCCAGGCGCCCCACTTCCCCATGGAAAAAAGTTTTTTCAGGGATACCCAGGATTTTCTCACTTCATTTCAGGAGTTGCAGTTTCATGATGAAACCATTCTGTTGAAAGGCGCCCGCCATTTCGGTTTTGAGCAGATCAGCCGTTTGTTGCAACAGAAAGCGCACGAGACCATCCTGGAGATCAACCTCACGGCACTGGTGCACAACCTGCAATATTTCCGCTCGCGACTCAACCCTGAAACCGGAATCATGGTGATGGTGAAAGCTTTCTCCTATGGAAGCGGTTCCTTTGAAGTGGCAAACATGCTCCAGTTTCATCGTGCCAATTACCTGGCGGTGGCTTATGCAGATGAGGGTGTAGCGTTGCGCAAGGCGGGCATCACCCTGCCGATCATGGTAATGAGCCCACAGCCCAGTACGTTCGATGCCATCTTCCTGCACAACCTGGAAGCCGAGATCTACAGCATGCAACTGCTTGACGCATTCATCCATGCCGCCACCCGCTTCTCGAAAGATCTGAACACCAAGGTACCCGTTCACATCAAACTCGACACCGGCATGCACCGCCTGGGCTTCCAGGAAGAAGACATCAACCAGATGATTGTGAAGATTCGCAACAGCAGGGCATTGCATATCAAATCGCTTTTCACCCACCTCGCCGCCAGCGAATCGTCTCATCATGACGAGTTCACACGCCTGCAGCTCGAACGGTTCGATCGCATGTGCGATACCATCTTGCCTCATTTTGCCTACCCCATACTGAAACATGCACTGAACACGGCCGGTATCCAACGGTTTCCGGATGCGCAATACGACATGGTACGCCTGGGCATCGGATTGTACGGCATGGACGTCAGCGGAAACGCAGGCAAAAACCTGCAACAGGTAGGCACACTCCGAACCACCATCAGTCAGATCAAACAGATCCGTTCAGGGGAAACCATCGGTTACGGACGCAGTGGGAAAGCCCTGCGTGATATGATCACCGCCACCATTCCCATCGGCTACGCAGACGGATATGACCGGCGCCTCGGAAACGGAAACGGTTACATGCTCATCGGTGGAAAGAAAGCTCCGACAGTCGGACACATTTGCATGGACATGTGCATGGTGGATGTGACAGGATTCAATGTATCGGAAGGCGATGAAGTGATCGTATTCGGTGAGCAATTGCCACTACCGGTTCTTTCCGATGCGGCTGACACCATCCCGTACGAATTGTTGACCGGCATTTCCGAACGGGTGAAACGGGTGTACGTGCAGGAATAA
- a CDS encoding OmpA family protein, producing the protein MTPSYDIETRTMYFSSDGYPSLGGLDIFKVPGEKSRWKKAENMGYPLNSSADDLYYTISKDRSEGFFVSNRPGGVALKNPTCCDDIYSLKWTKYIRVALAGKVFQVDDSSKVESIEQILQKGSNADQEKFKPVERAVVSLFLLDPSGEEEPMFIKSDTTDANGDYSITMEQGQDYRVTISKDEYLSRSNNFSTKSFTKSDTLKWNAPIVAIPPEPIIIRNIYYHFDKSNLTDSAMMTIDTTIYRIMTENPEIVAEISSHTDSRGTDTYNEKLSQKRAESVVKYLISKGIASERLKAKGYGESKPLAPNENPDGSDNPEGRAKNRRTEFKVIGRIKNVSDVNYKE; encoded by the coding sequence ATGACCCCTTCATACGATATTGAAACGCGCACCATGTACTTCAGTTCCGACGGGTACCCCAGCCTGGGCGGCCTTGACATTTTCAAAGTGCCGGGTGAAAAAAGCCGCTGGAAGAAAGCTGAGAACATGGGATATCCGCTGAACTCCAGCGCCGACGATTTGTATTATACCATCAGCAAAGACCGGTCGGAAGGATTCTTCGTATCAAACCGTCCCGGCGGCGTGGCATTGAAAAACCCCACCTGCTGTGATGACATCTACAGCCTGAAATGGACCAAGTACATCCGGGTTGCACTTGCCGGTAAGGTGTTTCAGGTGGATGATTCCTCCAAAGTGGAAAGCATAGAGCAAATACTGCAGAAGGGATCAAACGCCGACCAGGAAAAATTCAAACCCGTGGAACGTGCCGTTGTCTCTCTGTTTCTTCTGGATCCCTCGGGTGAAGAGGAGCCCATGTTCATCAAATCGGATACAACCGATGCAAACGGTGACTATTCCATTACCATGGAACAGGGCCAGGACTACCGGGTAACCATATCGAAGGATGAATACCTGTCACGTAGCAATAACTTTTCTACAAAATCCTTCACCAAGTCCGACACGCTCAAATGGAACGCCCCCATCGTGGCCATTCCGCCCGAACCGATTATCATCCGCAACATCTATTACCACTTCGATAAATCCAATCTGACTGATTCGGCTATGATGACGATTGATACCACGATCTACCGCATTATGACTGAGAACCCGGAGATTGTTGCAGAGATCAGTTCCCATACCGACAGCCGCGGTACGGATACATACAATGAAAAACTTTCCCAGAAGCGTGCCGAAAGCGTGGTAAAATACCTCATCTCCAAAGGCATTGCTTCCGAACGACTGAAAGCAAAAGGCTACGGTGAAAGTAAACCCCTCGCTCCTAACGAGAACCCCGACGGAAGTGACAACCCGGAAGGAAGAGCCAAAAACCGTCGTACTGAATTCAAGGTGATCGGTCGCATCAAAAATGTGTCCGACGTCAACTACAAGGAATAG
- a CDS encoding PKD domain-containing protein, with protein sequence MKNIFRYTTRFFALILVMALSVGETKAQVTAKFTSNIQSGCSPQTVVFTDQSTGPVTSWKWDFGNGNTSTLKSPVASYGTPGKYTVTLIVSDGTNKDTIIKVNYITIFKNPDPYLSIDGGPNGCSPFNAHFNDSVILGDAPITTWIWDYGDGNVDNGTNPNPIHTYNSTGTFPVSLQVVDANGCSKTILLNNYVTVTEGPTATFTADKTIGCSPPLVVKFTNNSTGTGLTYVWNFGDGGTSTATNPNHTYTNTGTYTVKLYVTNNKGCTDSLIRTNYITINDPIADFTFIDTACVNQNVAFTNGSSGATNYLWNFGDGGTTAAVNPNHTYTGTGTYTVTLIAKDPTGTCQDTVTKVIEIIDLAAAFSVDPAYGCQVPHTVDFTDLTIGGVKWSWNFGDGGTSTQQNPSHTYANKGSYTVTLTVTTASGCKDVVTIPAAVVINPMTVNFVADTIEGCAPLKVDFTDLTLSDSTITNWYWDFGDGNTSTQQNPTNIYVNDTDYTVKLVVVNELGCTDSITHVIEVGTKIPPNFTVDEDTVCAQPGAVFTDLTGDPRIDKWEYIDFGDGGSDNQQNPTHMYQDTGWMDVTLVLTYNGCKDTLEIDSMLYVNGPIWHFSAPADCDNPFTYQFTADEKDAQRWYWDFGDGSAIDSVNKNPLHVFPARGTYNVSVTAYNDSTGCMWVEPGVINVTVPDAVITNDTVAGCWPLNQNFNSSGSQDASTYNWSFGNGSSSSAANPTYKYTTPGVYPVRLIVKDIHNCPDTAYGQVHVVRPDADFAVDSIQGCVPLPVNFTDGSYSDSTVVSWLWNFGDGGTSSQQDPTHVFTTNGKKTVTLIVTDKIGCKDTVVRSNYINSKQPIPIFNVTDRQLCSGDSVTFQDATTGTQPFTYYWDFGDGSTSSQPNPGHVFADTGYFHVELTITDADGCDSTITKTDYIHVQGIPISLISSNKTVTDCYPEQIDFRDSSISNYINQWQWDFGDGSISVLQDPVHNYTQPGTYDVSLIVTTTYGCTDTLVIPQYITVTGPFALFHLSPDTICLGEAATFVIDSTLDVDSWSWDFGDGLVLPGTGDTITHIYDQKTGLIYPKMIYQSVSGCVQYAEDTIFIHQVMSGFSVSDTASCLPLITTFTNSSIGHDVWMWDFGDGSTSSQNNPTHTYNQEGDYDVSLIISNSATGCTDTMVQVVHAYLKPIITIDYDSVACEGSNFQMTATGGITYIWTPSDYLSDTSIANPWVLSLPDDITYQVVVIDDHNCIDSTSIDVRVQHKPVVTLPNDTAIIIGELIDNIDAFGGNGFTYQWTPTTWLTCSTCPNPEAKPLKSICYTVLVTDSSSCFMVTDSMCIDVIDEYSLDVPKAFTPNGDGNNDVVYVKGWGIEELLTFKIFNRWGELVFESHDVNDGWDGTYKGKPQNPDTYVFLVTGRYYSGDVKSLKGYITLLR encoded by the coding sequence TTGAAAAATATCTTTCGTTACACAACGCGTTTTTTTGCATTGATCCTTGTGATGGCACTTTCCGTAGGTGAAACCAAAGCACAGGTAACCGCGAAGTTTACGTCCAACATCCAATCCGGTTGCAGTCCGCAAACCGTCGTTTTCACCGATCAGTCCACAGGTCCTGTTACATCCTGGAAGTGGGATTTCGGAAACGGAAATACATCCACCCTCAAATCACCGGTAGCATCATACGGAACCCCCGGGAAGTATACGGTAACCCTGATCGTGTCTGATGGAACAAATAAGGATACGATTATTAAAGTGAATTATATCACCATTTTCAAAAACCCGGATCCGTATCTCAGCATTGATGGCGGCCCGAACGGATGTTCACCTTTCAACGCACATTTCAATGATTCCGTTATTCTTGGCGATGCACCCATCACCACCTGGATATGGGATTATGGTGATGGCAATGTTGACAATGGTACCAACCCCAACCCCATCCATACATACAACAGCACCGGTACATTCCCGGTTTCCCTTCAGGTGGTGGATGCCAACGGTTGCAGCAAAACCATCCTTTTGAATAATTATGTGACCGTAACAGAAGGCCCCACCGCAACCTTCACGGCCGATAAGACCATCGGATGCAGCCCGCCGTTGGTGGTCAAGTTCACCAACAATTCAACCGGGACGGGCCTGACCTACGTCTGGAACTTCGGAGATGGAGGTACATCCACGGCAACCAATCCCAATCATACCTATACCAATACGGGTACCTATACGGTGAAGCTATACGTCACCAACAACAAGGGATGTACGGACAGCCTGATCAGAACCAATTATATTACGATCAACGACCCCATTGCGGATTTTACATTCATCGATACCGCCTGCGTGAACCAGAACGTTGCATTCACCAACGGATCTTCAGGGGCAACCAACTACCTGTGGAACTTCGGAGATGGCGGAACTACCGCAGCAGTAAATCCCAATCATACCTATACCGGCACGGGCACCTATACCGTAACGCTGATCGCCAAGGATCCGACAGGAACCTGTCAGGATACAGTTACCAAAGTGATTGAGATCATTGATCTGGCTGCTGCGTTCAGTGTGGATCCGGCATACGGTTGCCAGGTGCCGCATACGGTTGATTTCACCGACCTGACCATCGGCGGTGTGAAGTGGTCATGGAATTTCGGCGACGGAGGAACTTCCACCCAGCAAAATCCTTCACATACCTACGCCAATAAAGGAAGTTATACGGTTACGCTGACGGTAACCACCGCATCCGGTTGCAAAGACGTGGTTACCATACCTGCTGCAGTGGTCATCAATCCGATGACGGTAAATTTTGTTGCTGATACCATCGAAGGTTGTGCACCGCTCAAGGTTGATTTCACCGACCTGACATTGTCCGACTCCACCATCACAAACTGGTATTGGGATTTCGGTGATGGGAATACTTCCACCCAGCAAAATCCGACCAATATCTACGTGAACGATACCGATTATACCGTGAAACTGGTGGTAGTGAACGAGCTCGGATGTACCGATAGCATTACACACGTGATCGAAGTAGGTACCAAAATCCCACCCAATTTCACCGTGGATGAAGATACCGTATGTGCCCAGCCCGGCGCCGTTTTCACCGACCTGACCGGTGATCCCAGGATTGATAAATGGGAATATATCGACTTCGGAGATGGAGGGTCAGACAACCAGCAGAACCCTACACACATGTATCAGGATACCGGCTGGATGGATGTGACCCTGGTGCTCACATACAATGGCTGTAAAGATACATTGGAGATCGATAGCATGTTGTATGTAAACGGCCCTATCTGGCATTTCAGCGCACCGGCCGATTGCGACAATCCGTTTACCTATCAGTTCACAGCCGATGAAAAAGATGCACAACGCTGGTATTGGGATTTCGGTGACGGCAGCGCCATTGATTCGGTGAATAAGAACCCCTTGCATGTTTTTCCGGCCCGGGGCACCTACAATGTATCGGTGACAGCGTACAACGATTCCACCGGATGTATGTGGGTGGAACCGGGGGTCATCAATGTAACCGTTCCTGATGCGGTGATCACCAATGATACGGTGGCTGGATGTTGGCCACTGAATCAGAATTTCAACAGTTCAGGTAGCCAGGATGCCAGCACGTATAACTGGTCATTTGGAAACGGTTCCAGTTCGTCTGCAGCCAATCCCACGTACAAATACACCACCCCCGGAGTGTATCCGGTCCGCCTGATCGTGAAGGATATTCATAACTGCCCTGATACCGCGTACGGACAAGTGCATGTGGTCCGGCCGGATGCCGACTTCGCAGTGGATTCTATACAGGGTTGTGTTCCGTTACCCGTGAATTTCACCGATGGTTCCTATTCCGACAGCACCGTCGTGTCCTGGTTGTGGAATTTTGGTGACGGTGGTACTTCAAGTCAGCAAGATCCGACACACGTGTTCACCACCAACGGAAAGAAAACCGTGACGCTGATCGTGACGGATAAAATAGGATGTAAGGATACCGTGGTGCGCAGCAACTATATCAATTCCAAACAGCCGATTCCCATTTTCAATGTGACCGACCGCCAATTGTGTAGTGGTGATAGTGTGACGTTCCAGGATGCTACTACGGGAACCCAACCCTTTACCTATTACTGGGATTTCGGTGATGGTTCCACCTCCTCTCAGCCGAACCCGGGGCATGTCTTCGCCGATACGGGTTATTTCCACGTGGAACTGACCATCACGGATGCGGACGGATGCGATTCCACCATCACCAAAACCGATTACATCCATGTACAAGGCATTCCGATCTCATTGATCTCAAGCAACAAGACGGTTACCGATTGCTACCCTGAACAAATCGACTTCCGTGATTCTTCCATTTCCAACTACATCAACCAGTGGCAATGGGATTTCGGTGACGGCAGTATTTCAGTGCTTCAGGACCCTGTACATAATTATACACAGCCAGGCACGTACGATGTCAGCCTCATTGTGACCACCACCTATGGGTGTACCGATACGTTGGTGATCCCACAATACATCACGGTTACCGGTCCGTTTGCCCTGTTCCACCTGTCACCCGATACCATTTGCCTGGGTGAGGCCGCCACGTTCGTGATCGATAGTACACTGGATGTGGATTCATGGAGCTGGGATTTCGGGGATGGTCTGGTGTTGCCGGGAACCGGGGATACCATCACGCACATTTATGACCAGAAAACCGGACTCATTTACCCGAAAATGATCTACCAGTCTGTTTCCGGTTGCGTTCAATATGCCGAAGACACCATATTCATACACCAGGTGATGTCCGGGTTCAGTGTCAGCGATACGGCATCCTGTCTACCGCTTATCACCACTTTCACCAATTCCTCGATCGGACATGACGTATGGATGTGGGATTTTGGTGACGGCAGCACATCCTCCCAGAACAACCCCACCCATACCTATAACCAGGAAGGCGACTACGATGTGAGCCTGATCATCAGCAATTCGGCTACCGGTTGCACGGACACCATGGTGCAGGTTGTTCATGCCTATCTCAAACCCATCATTACCATTGATTATGATTCGGTGGCTTGTGAAGGAAGCAATTTCCAGATGACGGCAACCGGTGGTATTACATACATATGGACGCCTTCCGATTACCTGAGCGATACATCCATTGCCAATCCGTGGGTACTCAGCCTGCCGGACGACATCACCTATCAGGTGGTTGTCATCGATGACCATAACTGTATCGATTCCACCAGCATTGATGTCCGCGTACAGCACAAGCCCGTTGTTACCCTTCCCAATGATACGGCGATCATTATCGGTGAACTCATTGACAACATTGATGCGTTCGGAGGAAACGGATTCACATACCAATGGACACCTACCACCTGGTTGACATGCAGTACTTGTCCGAATCCTGAAGCCAAACCGCTGAAGTCGATTTGCTATACGGTGCTGGTAACCGATTCCAGTTCCTGTTTCATGGTGACAGATTCCATGTGTATCGATGTGATCGATGAATACAGCCTGGATGTACCCAAAGCTTTCACGCCCAACGGTGACGGCAACAACGATGTGGTGTACGTGAAAGGATGGGGCATTGAAGAACTGCTGACGTTTAAAATATTCAACCGCTGGGGCGAGTTGGTTTTTGAAAGTCACGATGTCAACGACGGTTGGGATGGAACCTACAAAGGGAAACCACAGAACCCCGATACCTATGTATTCCTGGTGACAGGAAGGTATTACAGTGGAGATGTGAAGTCCCTCAAAGGGTACATCACCCTGCTGCGTTAG